TCCGAGCTCGTTTCCTCGTCGTTCCAGGAAGGCATTGCGGCAAGGAGGTCGACGGCGACTGGCCTCgaaggcggcgagcggcggcgagctcGTACTGGAGCAGGGGAGTGAGAGCAGGGGAGTGAGCGAGCAGGAGAGAGTGAGCGAGCAGGTGCGCCCGATCGACCGAGGGGGTATATTTACCCCAGTTCCGACTGGACCGGTCGGCTAACGGCCGTCAACGGCCGCGCCGTGAGCGCGCGTGGCCACGTGGGCCCAATCCGTCAGGAAAACGGTTAAATCGCTAGTCACGGgcgttttgggttttttgaaacagtcgACCGCTCGTTTGGTATctttctgagaaaaattaaaaagtgATATTTTTTGAACCCTAGcctgtaaactagtagttttatgctatttactcgtaTACTACTATAGCATATTGGGTGAGTTTACGTTAAATTTGATCTAAGATTTATATATTAGTGACATACTCTctgtgtaaagaaatataaaatcgATTTATTCAGAGGAGTACTTATGAGCACTGTTTAAAAAATCTTCCGATTCAACAATTAATCTTTCGATTTATCGCTACTCAGAGGATGACCGATAAAATTATGCCCTATCTTTAGGGAATCTACCGATAAATCGGACCTATTCATAGCACTATGTTTGAAAAAACTATTTATATTTGTGTTTTGTGAACCTTGGTATGCAATATGTACTGTTATCttattttgtttgtcattatacgaggattcaaaggctaggaatCAAAATAACACTTCTATcaaatattgttttggtgttgaatatagcgTATTTTAGTGTTGAAAATCTGAGATTTGGACCAATAAAATCAATTAATCATGCAATttccgattaatctctaatcccgCCGACCGAGACGATAAATATCCTCAACATTGCCATTGGGTATGGTATGACCAAAATTCTGTCCCACTAGTTGTGGTTTTTTATTAACACTATAATAAAGTTCTTTTTGACAGAAATACTATAATAAAGTCGGCTTTACTCTAAAAAGAGTCAATTACACTGGTGGTGCTACAACTTGGTGTAAACGGTCACTTTGGTGCTAGAAGTTGTGGTGTACGTTgaagtggtgcaaaaacttggcATTAACGTGCAAATACGGTGCTTATCTTGTTTATGTATGGAGTAGGTGCTGACTAAGCGCGTGCGGCCCGCTGTCAGCCACAGCACCAGAGAGCAGGGGTGTGTGGCCTGATTTTTTGGAAAACACCCTCAAAATATATATTTTCACAAAAAAGCCCCTGTTGACATGGGAGAGTGGCATTTTTTTCACCTCTATGaggagtgggtcccacctgtcagacAAGAGTGAAAATTAAATCGAAAGTGAGGCCGGCTGGGCTCAAAGCCATGTCCGACAAGAAGCCAGAACACGGCTAACCAGTACGCCAACAAGATCTCTTGTTTAATTCGGATAAGAAAGCTATATGTACTAAACTGGAAGCATGAGGAGCTTTTATGGGCTGCAGATAGTGCGGCCATTCTACACCTGTTCCTTTTTAAAATTTATGTGTAAAACATAATgaataaaaaatatgttcaaatattTGTGTGATACAAatattatatatgaaaatgattATTAGtaaataataacatttaaatgtacATCCTGGCATGATATAAAAAATATTTAGTTAATACGGACATTTAATAAAATTAAAATATTTAATGAATACATAAATATTATACAGTCACAGCTTATATTTAAATTATAGAAAATGTATATTCATATGAGCAGTTTAAATTATAAATTATCAttatttttagttataaaaacATTGAACTATACAAACGTGCATATAATTATTGAAATGCTGTATACCTAAAANNNNNNNNNNNNNNNNNNNNNNNNNNNNNNNNNNNNNNNNNNNNNNNNNNNNNNNNNNNNNNNNNNNNNNNNNNNNNNNNNNNNNNNNNNNNNNNNNNNNNNNNNNNNNNNNNNNNNNNNNNNNNNNNNNNNNNNNNNNNNNNNNNNNNNNNNNNNNNNNNNNNNNNNNNNNNNNNNNNNNNNNNNNNNNNNNNNNNNNNNNNNNNNNNNNNNNNNNNNNNNNNNNNNNNNNNNNNNNNNNNNNNNNNNNNNNNNNNNNNNNNNNNNNNNNNNNNNNNNNNNNNNNNNNNNNNNNNNNNNNNNNNNNNNNNNNNNNNNNNNNNNNNNNNNNNNNNNNNNNNNNNNNNNNNNNNNNNNNNNNNNNNNNNNNNNNNNNNNNNNNNNNTAGTTCATAGTATTTTTTAAATAATATGTGAACAATTTTATAAAATAATTTATTCTGTTTGCATGTACAATATTTATAAACACAAATATACGTTCGTTATGTTTATTACTGAGATTATAATTTAGATTTTTTTAAACACTTATAATTTTGATACTTTCTACAGAAAATAAATAAACTAACAGGTGCAGAAGAAGCCGCAAGATCTGCAGCCCGTTTAACCTCCGCCTGCGCTGCGATTAAAAATACATATGACGTTTTTACTTATACTGGCCGAAGAAAACTTAATGGGTGCAGTGGTTTGCCAGTTCGTTTGCGTGGATATGTTGTGTGTTCGATCCCCACCGGCCACATCTGGCATTTAGTTTTCTGTCTCAggtgacatgcgggacccacttcTCATAGAGGTGACAAAATCTTCCCAGTCAATAgggatttttttgaaaaatatatttCGAGGGTGTTTTTGAAAAAATCAGGTCACATGCCCCATCTCTCTGGTAGAGTGACTGACAGCGGGCCCATGCACCTAGTCAGCACCTATTCCGTACATAAACGAGATAAGCACCATATTTACACGTTAATGTCAAGTTTTTGCACCACTTCAATGTATACCATAACTTCTAGCATCAAAGTGATATTTACGCCAAGTTGTAGCATCACCAGTGTAATTGACTCCTCTAAAAACAAAAAACTTATGAGTAGTGCTAGTGTTATATTACGGGTATGGCCTTGAAGCTTCTAGAAGGCCCCGAGTCCCCCCAAAACACATCATCAACTACCTCCTTCCTGAGTTCTCTCTCACAGAAACGACGCGTCgactctccctccctctcctcctcccccctctctaGCAATCGGCGAGCGATGGCGTGGGCGACACGGTTCCTGTCAGCAGTGTGCTTCTTCGCGGCGGGCGTCCTCTTCGCCCCAGATGTCTTCATCGGCGACCGCTCCGGCTCCGGCGCCACCGCCGTCACGGCCGCCAAGGTGTCCCACCTCCTCTGCTTCGCCACCTGCTGGGGCGCTGCGCTCTGGGCTACCTTCATCGGTGGAATCATCATGTTCAAGTAATCAACTGCTTCCCCCCATGCTCAACTTCCCCCAATTTTTTGAAAAACGAACGAAATCTCTTGAGCTGATCGATTCGGTTTTACTGAATCCTCCCAAGGAATCTGCCGAGGCACCAGTTCGGGAACCTGCAGGGGAAGATGTTCCCGGCCTACTTCACGCTCATCTCCGCCTGCGCCGCCGTCTCCGTCGCTGCCTTCGCCTACCTCCACCCGTGGAAGGCCGCCTCCGCCGTCGAGCGCTACCAGCTTGGCTTCCTCATCTCCGCGCTCGGCTTCAACCTCTCCAACCTGCTGGTCTTCACCCCCATGACCATTGAGGTAAACGCCCTTCCTCCCCCTAGGAGATCTCTTGCTAAATTCCCTGCAAGATAAAAACAAATATGAGATCCACCCTCTGTAAACTGGACTAGATGACTGACGTTATTTATTGTCGTCATTGCTCCAAATAAGCAATGGATCGTGGGATTTGTACCAGGTACTGCTTAGCAGCAACCAGCAATTTGTCTGTTGAACGTATAATGGTCTGTTCGCATGTTATACATACTCATCATCTAATTTGCAGTTGCATGCCATATATACTTAGCAGCACAGTAGCCCCGTTTGGTAACAAAGTATTTTCTATGTATTCCCATAATACTGCAGTTTTTTGTAATACTGTAGTTTTTATTACAAAGGATTGTTTGGTTGTCTCTAAAAACTGTAATTTTAATACTGCAGTTTTTGGCAAACCACAGTATTTTCTCTGCATAAAAAAAAGAACCCCATACCTCTTTTTTTAAAACTGAGCTCGCTTAGAAAAGAGAGTCCCTCGCTCATACCTTCTTCTCAACACGCCTCATGTCCACGACCGTTTAATTAGGATCTTCTGCTTGGTGATTTAGTTAGCTCGCTTCCGTTTGTAGCTCCAAATTACAGCCAACCACAAAATCGTTTGAAGACGTTGTTGCCGTCCGGATAGCCAGCTAGAATATGTGTCTTCTACGCCGTGTGCATGGCCATTCTTGGTGTATGGCCGAGTAGTTGCATAAAATGGCTAGCTAACTAGAAAAGCACGTGTGTCTGCAGCTGCTAATGGTTTAGCTAGCTAATTTTGTGTCGCTGAAAACGGGATAGCCAAACAGGTTGTCTGTATTATCAATACTACAAAATATTCTGTTATGTTAAAACTGTGGTATTTCATACCTGCAGGCTAAATTACTGTAGTTTTTGATACTTAGGTTTTTGGGatactttgctatcaaacacaGCCGAATGTAACATCATGTAGACAGAGGGCAGAGCTGATAAAAGTATATTTACTTTgcaagtacttttatgttggttgatAGTTTAGTGACATGCTATTTGTGCACCGGAGCATAGTGTTCATAGTGTTCGAAGATTGCAGTTTGTGGCAATCCTTTATTTTGGGTGGGCTATCTTGATTCTGCCGTTGTCATTTTATTGCTTTTGGTCGTTGGCAGTACTTCAACCAAATATTTGCTGTAACTTAATGTTAAATGCTTGTCTCAAGATATCTTTTCATGCAATCATGCATCTTGTAATATTCTGCTCACTGCTATAATCTGTGCCCACTTTTTTTCATGTGATTATGCTTTCTATGATATGATACTTATTTCTAAAACCAATATTTGGTGTAAATATGCCTTGTGATATAAAACTGTTCTCTGAATTTATTAGTCTCACATTGTGGTTGGGCAGCCTTATTTAGTTAATGGTCTATTAATGGTACAGTTTCAGTACTCAATATAGATCTGTCGGTGCACCAACTGCCTGAAATACAAACATCCAAGTTCAGTGTGCTAGTAGTTGCTGGTTGTATCTACCGAGGCCCATACTATTACTAGCATTCTTTTTATGGAACTAGATGGATCCATGCACATCACGGCAGGAAAAACCTGTATCTACAATGGAAGAAAGGCAGTTTAGCTACAATGCTAGGCAAGATGCAGTAGTCTTCATCCATACATTAAAAAAAAATGTAAGTGGCAATGGAAATtaagaaaacctgaagtttataaGCAAAATAATTGGCCACATTTTGACATCATTTGTTGGCCCCTTCGTATTACAAGGTTTGCACTCATGCCTAATTGTTAGCTTAATATCAGTATGTGACAACGTCTAGAATGATGTACTTATATGAAGAAACACTGATTTAATTGTGAGAAAAGGAACGCATTGTTTATTGTGTGAAGTGAACCTAGGTGAATGggaattgtactttgataaactaGAAGGTACACTTTTCCAATTTCCTTGCATTTTCTGGTATACACAGCTGCTTGAactagttgtatgcttgctcattgcagatgatgaagaagaggcaCAAGATCGAGAGAGAGCTTAGCATCGGTGACGAGGTCGGGTGGTCGAAGAACGTCAAGACGGCAAAAAGCAACCCTACCCTCGCTGCGATGAACAAGAAGTTTGGGATGATCCACGGTCTCTCATCGCTGGCCAACATCTTGTCGTTCGGCAGCCTTGCCATGCACTCCTGGTACCTTGCCAGCAAGCTTGAGCTGTGAAGTGTACAGGCACCCAGCTTGACCACGGTCCACGGACACGGTTGAATCTAGTATCATCGCAATATGCCTGTGCTTCGTTGTAAAAGCGGCTACATGTTATGAGCTTGCAAACAGATTTAATTGTAGACTCGACTTTGGATTATTGTACTTGAAGCAACTTGCTGGAGGAAACGTTACCCCGCTACTGCTGCCAAATGCTAATAGTATGTCTCGTGAGAACTTTCCCCGATAGCTTAATTGCTTTGTGTGAAGTTCGTACAAGGAGTTTTTTAGGGTTGGGGGAGTGGCATTCCCATCCGCCCAGTCTGGCTCCTACGGCAGCGCCCTGCAGTTCCAGAGTATAGCCTACACAGGCGCCACAAATGCTATGTATCGCTTGTTGTGAGCATTAAGCTTCCGATCGCTCACTAGCGTACGAGATGGGGCGGCTCATTAGGAAGGTTTCTGAACCTTTTTTTTAATACTGTTCTATCCGTTTTATTTTTGTATTTTGTTTTGGTTTGCTTTCCCGTTTTTCCAGTTTCTTTTTTTCAAAAACTCATAAATTAATAAAAGTCAAAATCTTCAAAATATATTTAGAAATTGTTCCTGTTCTTAAAAAATGCttgaaattccaaaaaaaatcaattTAAACAAATTGGGATTTCCAAAATTATTCACAATTTCAATAGATGTTCAAAAAATTCAGAATTTGTTCACAAACATGTTACCTTTACTGATGTTCTGAATTCAagaatatttttaaatttaatgatttttttaatttgtgaatcATTTTTTAATTCacgatttttttgaatttatgaacattttttaaatttccaACAATTTTTCCAACCATGAACTTTTTtttatccatgaacattttttgaattcaaaaaattcatgattttcttttccaaatttgataaaaaataaaaatatatatttttattaattggaaatgaaACAACTAAAAGTCTCACCTAGCTAGGTCGTTAGGAGACGCTCACTTTCGCTCGCCGGTGCACGTGAGCTGGCTAGGACCATGTACCAGTTGATGATCCGAACCACGCGAGAGAAGCGACGTTTCTCGCACGCCATGAGCAATATACAACAATGCCCCCACATGCGTTGGCAGTAGCCAGTAGGGCACAAGCACCGTGCCGCACTTATGTGGAGGAAACCGGGGAAAGAAGCCGATTGGGCAGCATACCCAAAATAAGTGACGAGGTTGTAACCAGCGGTTCGATACAGATGGGCCAGGTAGTGAGGACGTGGTGGGCTTGGATATGTGTTGCACAGGGCGGGTGGCTGGCGGCGGATAGATGGGCATGCCTACGAGAGATACTAGCGAGCGATAGTAGCGGCCCAATAGTAGGAAGCGTGCtggtgatacgtcttcaacatatctactttttctaatgcttttcctcttgttttagactctaatttgcatgatttgaatgaaactaatcccggactgacgctgttttcagcagaactaccatggtgttatttttgtgcagaaataaaaattctcggaatggaacgaaactttgcgaggattttgtatacaataaaagagaatttctggagccaagagttacctgaggggggcacctgggtgggcacaacccaccagggcgcccccctggcgcacccaggtgggttgtccccacctggtggccccccagaccctgaaaccgacgttataaaatcctatttttgaaaaaaaaaatcagggagaaagaattatcgcgatccatgagacggagccgccgtcacctcctgttcttcatcggggggtcagatccggagtccgtttggggctccggagaaggggatcttcattcttcgtcatcaccaactcttctccatcgccaattccatgatgctccccaccgggagtgagtaattccttcgtaggatcgctggtcggtggggagttggatgagattcatcatgtaatctagttagttttgttagggcttgatccctagtatccactatgttctgagattgatgttgctatgactttgccatgcttaatgcttgtcactttgggcccgggtgccatgatttcagatctgaaccgtctatgttatcacaattatatccatgttctagatccaattttgcaagttatagttacctactatgtgttatgatccggcaaccctggagtgacaatagtcgggaccactcccgacgatgaccgtagtttgagaagttcatgtattcaccatgtgttaatgctttgttccggttctctattaaaaggaggacttaatatcccttagttttcatttggaccccgctgccacgggagggtaggacaaaagatgtcatgcaagttctttccataagcacgtatgactatttatggaatacatgcctacattatatttatgaactggagctagtgccgtatcgccctaggttatgactgtgacatgatgaatatcatccaacaaattaccgatccaatgcctacgaatttatcttatattgttcttgctaagatACTGCTGCTAtagttactattgcacttgctataaaactactgctatcactgttaccgttaccattgctgctgctactattatcaaaactatcatactactttgctactgatcactttgctgcagataattaatctccaggtgtggttgaattgacaactcaactgctaatacttgcaaatattctttggctccccttgtgtcgaatctataaatttgggttgaatactctaccctcgaaaactgttgcgatcccatatacttgtgggttatcaagacctttttctggtgccgttgccggggatcatagctatatttgttgagtcactagggattattatcaatttatcactatgaagaatctgaaggatcataagactaagattttttcctctaagacgaggggaggtaaggaactaccatctagctctgctttagattcaccttctgttataagtaaacttgcaacaccaccacatgctattaatacTGATATGTCGTAAtttgttgatgatgctacttctgctatgaatgatacttatgatgatgctagtgccttgcttgatgatgatgtgccacttggtgattttgttgatgaacaaatttctagagtaagacaacatgatattgttgaaactgatgatgagcttgaaactgaaaatcttgaaacacctactagaactagccctcctagatatgaattgccaaaagtATCGAAatgttatgttatgaatgaggagacaactagagatattcttgcttgtaaggatagagatgatctagagaaattattatgcaagtataaagaaaaatctctgaatgctagaatgcaatatgaccctaagtttg
This window of the Triticum aestivum cultivar Chinese Spring chromosome 5D, IWGSC CS RefSeq v2.1, whole genome shotgun sequence genome carries:
- the LOC123119769 gene encoding transmembrane protein 205; translation: MALKLLEGPESPQNTSSTTSFLSSLSQKRRVDSPSLSSSPLSSNRRAMAWATRFLSAVCFFAAGVLFAPDVFIGDRSGSGATAVTAAKVSHLLCFATCWGAALWATFIGGIIMFKNLPRHQFGNLQGKMFPAYFTLISACAAVSVAAFAYLHPWKAASAVERYQLGFLISALGFNLSNLLVFTPMTIEMMKKRHKIERELSIGDEVGWSKNVKTAKSNPTLAAMNKKFGMIHGLSSLANILSFGSLAMHSWYLASKLEL